In Sandaracinaceae bacterium, the following proteins share a genomic window:
- a CDS encoding ABC transporter ATP-binding protein: MSLLQLENVEKRYGELRALKGLNLTLEPGRIGLLGPNGAGKSTFLKTLLGLLQPSHGSVRVLGMDPSREELKLRALIGYMPEGDAVFPEMNALHYTVLAGELCGLPHAEATGRAHQILHYVGLGEARYRPLGSFSTGMKQRARLAQALVGDPKLLLLDEPTSGLDPRGRDEMLALILDIPQRTGASVILSTHILPDVEKTCDQVVVMSQGEVLFAGELAELLRTDHSVYEVRVKGDPDVVRRALEMERCVVQRDGAALRVRLPEGVGTDAILRAAREAKQPVRHMAPFKMTLERAFLETLAKREDADADAAAAE, encoded by the coding sequence GTGTCACTGCTTCAACTTGAGAACGTCGAGAAGCGCTACGGCGAGCTGCGCGCCCTGAAGGGCCTGAACCTCACGCTGGAGCCCGGCCGCATCGGCTTGTTGGGCCCCAACGGCGCGGGCAAGAGCACGTTCCTGAAGACCCTGCTGGGGTTGCTGCAGCCGTCGCACGGCTCGGTCCGCGTTCTCGGCATGGACCCGTCGCGTGAAGAGCTGAAGCTGCGCGCCCTGATTGGCTACATGCCCGAGGGCGACGCCGTGTTCCCCGAGATGAACGCGCTGCACTACACGGTGCTGGCCGGTGAGCTGTGCGGGCTGCCGCACGCCGAAGCCACCGGGCGTGCGCACCAGATCCTGCACTACGTGGGCCTGGGCGAGGCGCGCTACCGTCCGTTGGGCTCGTTCTCCACCGGCATGAAGCAGCGCGCGCGCTTGGCGCAGGCGCTGGTGGGTGACCCCAAGCTGCTGCTGCTGGACGAGCCCACCAGCGGCCTCGACCCGCGCGGCCGCGACGAGATGCTGGCGCTCATCCTGGACATCCCGCAGCGCACGGGCGCGAGCGTCATCCTGTCCACGCACATCCTCCCCGACGTGGAGAAGACCTGCGATCAGGTGGTGGTCATGTCGCAGGGCGAGGTGCTGTTCGCGGGCGAGCTGGCCGAGCTGCTGCGCACGGACCACAGCGTGTACGAGGTGCGCGTGAAGGGCGACCCCGACGTGGTGCGCCGCGCGCTCGAGATGGAGCGCTGCGTGGTGCAACGAGACGGCGCGGCCCTGCGCGTGCGGCTGCCCGAGGGCGTGGGCACGGACGCCATCCTGCGCGCCGCGCGCGAGGCCAAGCAGCCGGTGCGGCACATGGCGCCCTTCAAGATGACCCTCGAGCGCGCGTTCCTCGAGACGCTGGCCAAGCGCGAAGACGCCGACGCAGACGCCGCCGCGGCCGAGTGA
- a CDS encoding SGNH/GDSL hydrolase family protein — protein sequence MQQPHPPMARLRSARVGAAAALLCLLFPGCAADGPPEPWFATWSSSMAEDAPGLQDQTLRQVVRISAGGAQVRVRLSHVFGTEATRVGAASVGIAQEGADIEPGTLRMLTFGGSPSVVLEPGEELASDPVELSVPAGADLAVSLYLEADSGDATRHRAAQQTAYIGDGDQTAADTFVVGSTSRSADWLTGVDVFAPETELVIVAFGDSITEGSGSTTDLHTRYPDVLARELAARGVAGAVANAGIGGNRLLNDGFSTFGAGPSGLSRFDRDVLAQPRVTHVLLLEGVNDIGMGGTLGPVVTAEEIIAGYETLIRRAHRRDVRVVIGTILPFRGAVFPRYWTAANEAKRQEVNAWIRTTNAHDGFVDFDAALLDPDDPEQMLLELHSGDFLHPSDAGYQLMGEAAADVFAP from the coding sequence ATGCAGCAACCGCACCCGCCAATGGCCAGACTGCGCAGTGCGCGCGTGGGGGCGGCCGCCGCGCTCCTCTGTCTCCTGTTCCCCGGGTGCGCCGCCGACGGCCCGCCCGAGCCGTGGTTCGCCACATGGTCGAGCAGCATGGCCGAGGACGCACCCGGCCTGCAGGACCAGACCCTTCGACAGGTCGTTCGCATCAGCGCGGGCGGCGCTCAGGTGCGTGTGCGGCTCTCCCATGTGTTCGGCACCGAGGCCACGCGGGTCGGCGCCGCCAGCGTCGGCATCGCGCAAGAGGGCGCGGACATCGAGCCCGGCACGCTCCGCATGCTGACGTTCGGAGGGAGCCCCTCGGTCGTGCTCGAACCGGGTGAAGAGCTCGCGAGCGATCCCGTCGAGCTCTCCGTGCCTGCGGGCGCGGACCTCGCGGTGAGCCTCTACCTCGAAGCCGACTCGGGTGACGCCACGAGGCACCGCGCCGCGCAGCAGACGGCGTATATCGGAGACGGGGATCAAACGGCCGCCGACACGTTCGTGGTGGGGTCGACGAGCCGCTCGGCCGACTGGCTTACGGGCGTGGACGTGTTCGCGCCCGAGACGGAGCTCGTGATCGTCGCGTTCGGTGACTCCATCACGGAGGGGAGCGGGTCCACGACCGACCTCCACACCCGCTACCCGGACGTCCTCGCGCGGGAGCTCGCGGCGCGCGGCGTCGCCGGGGCGGTGGCCAACGCCGGCATCGGCGGCAACCGGCTGCTCAACGACGGCTTCTCCACCTTCGGGGCTGGGCCGAGCGGGCTGAGCCGCTTCGACCGTGACGTGCTCGCGCAGCCGCGGGTCACGCACGTGCTGCTGCTGGAAGGCGTGAACGACATCGGCATGGGCGGCACCCTCGGCCCCGTCGTCACCGCCGAGGAGATCATCGCCGGGTACGAGACCCTCATCCGCAGGGCGCACAGGCGCGACGTGCGCGTGGTCATCGGCACCATCCTGCCCTTCCGCGGTGCCGTCTTTCCGCGCTATTGGACCGCCGCCAACGAGGCCAAGCGGCAGGAGGTCAACGCCTGGATCCGGACCACCAACGCGCACGACGGCTTCGTCGACTTCGACGCAGCCCTGCTCGACCCCGACGACCCCGAGCAGATGCTGCTGGAGCTGCACAGCGGCGACTTCCTCCACCCGAGCGACGCGGGCTACCAACTCATGGGCGAAGCGGCAGCGGACGTGTTCGCGCCGTAG
- a CDS encoding DEAD/DEAH box helicase has protein sequence MTLENDLSAAPMGLGETLRAQGFEALTSVQAAVVAADALGRDLRVSSQTGSGKTVAIGLAVAAQVAAHQRTGGRSASPCVLVIAPTRELAQQLGRELTWLYEPLNARVVAVTGGTNPLEERRGLSGEPAVVVGTPGRLLDHLRHGGLSLANMSAVVLDEADQMLDMDFEEELHAILGHAPAERTTHLVSATFPPAVQRLAARLQRDPLVIEGTSLGSANTDIDHIGMWVQPGRALDAIINTLLAAPDDKTLIFVRTRADTEGLAGALCDNGFPARALHGDMTQRERTGTFDLFRSGSCKLLVATDVAARGLDVQDIAQVIQVDPPTNADIYTHRSGRTGRAGRQGRNVLFVPPRARARAEMLFRSARVKARFQDVPTAEDVLAAAQNRLFASVAESIERDQSGAKDATLSSRKRLAELLLDGREPRDVVAALLTRMDFAGPCAPRDVQPYRDPNAQRPTVASVSMRDRAPAPARERAVSSVSAPSAPARPRTERPTGQGAQGQAFVTFQVSWGEEKGADVRRLLAILCRKGDVTSQDIGEIRVQQRSSAVDVHAAVADHFERSASKPDNRDPQVRVRRWAPPGAQKAAPKPKRQVVG, from the coding sequence ATGACCCTAGAAAATGACCTCTCCGCCGCCCCCATGGGGCTCGGCGAAACTCTCCGTGCGCAAGGCTTCGAGGCGCTGACCTCCGTGCAGGCTGCCGTGGTGGCCGCCGACGCCCTCGGGCGCGACCTGCGTGTCTCCTCTCAGACCGGCTCGGGCAAGACGGTGGCCATCGGCCTCGCCGTCGCCGCTCAGGTGGCCGCTCATCAGCGCACGGGTGGCCGCTCGGCCTCTCCCTGCGTGCTGGTGATTGCGCCCACGCGTGAGCTGGCGCAGCAGCTGGGCCGCGAGCTCACCTGGCTGTACGAGCCGCTGAACGCGCGCGTCGTGGCCGTGACCGGCGGCACCAACCCGCTCGAGGAGCGCCGTGGCCTCTCGGGTGAGCCGGCCGTGGTGGTGGGCACGCCCGGCCGCCTGCTGGATCACTTGCGCCATGGCGGCCTGTCGCTCGCCAACATGAGCGCCGTGGTGCTGGACGAAGCCGACCAGATGCTGGACATGGACTTCGAGGAGGAGCTTCACGCCATCCTCGGCCACGCGCCCGCCGAGCGCACCACGCACTTGGTGTCGGCCACGTTCCCGCCCGCCGTGCAGCGCCTGGCGGCGCGCCTGCAGCGTGACCCGCTGGTGATCGAGGGCACCAGCCTCGGCAGCGCCAACACGGACATCGACCACATCGGCATGTGGGTACAGCCGGGCCGCGCGCTCGACGCCATCATCAACACGCTGCTGGCCGCGCCAGACGACAAGACGCTCATCTTCGTGCGCACGCGCGCCGACACCGAGGGCCTGGCGGGCGCGCTGTGCGACAACGGCTTCCCGGCCCGCGCGCTGCATGGCGACATGACGCAGCGCGAGCGCACCGGCACCTTCGACCTCTTCCGCAGCGGCTCGTGCAAGCTGCTGGTGGCCACCGACGTGGCTGCGCGCGGCCTCGACGTGCAGGACATCGCGCAGGTCATCCAGGTGGACCCGCCCACCAACGCCGACATCTACACGCACCGCAGCGGGCGCACCGGCCGCGCTGGTCGTCAGGGTCGCAACGTGCTCTTCGTGCCGCCGCGCGCGCGTGCTCGGGCCGAGATGCTCTTCCGCTCGGCGCGCGTGAAGGCGCGCTTCCAGGACGTGCCCACCGCCGAAGACGTGCTGGCCGCCGCGCAGAACCGGCTCTTCGCCTCCGTGGCCGAGAGCATCGAGCGCGACCAGAGCGGTGCGAAGGACGCCACGCTGAGCAGCCGCAAGCGCCTGGCCGAGCTGCTCCTGGACGGGCGCGAGCCGCGTGACGTGGTGGCCGCGCTGCTCACCCGCATGGACTTCGCGGGGCCGTGCGCGCCGCGTGACGTGCAGCCCTACCGTGACCCGAACGCGCAGCGGCCCACCGTGGCCAGTGTCTCCATGCGGGATCGCGCCCCGGCCCCCGCTCGTGAGCGGGCCGTCAGCAGCGTGAGCGCGCCGTCGGCGCCTGCTCGTCCGCGCACCGAGCGGCCCACAGGGCAGGGCGCCCAGGGCCAGGCCTTCGTGACGTTCCAGGTGAGCTGGGGTGAAGAGAAGGGCGCCGACGTGCGCCGCCTGCTCGCCATCCTGTGCCGCAAGGGCGACGTGACCAGCCAGGACATCGGCGAGATCCGGGTCCAGCAGCGCAGCAGCGCCGTGGACGTTCACGCCGCCGTGGCCGACCACTTCGAGCGCAGCGCCAGCAAGCCCGACAACCGGGACCCGCAGGTGCGCGTGCGCCGCTGGGCGCCCCCCGGCGCGCAGAAGGCTGCCCCGAAGCCCAAGCGCCAGGTCGTCGGCTGA
- a CDS encoding outer membrane protein transport protein encodes MTGASYADNFEAAYANPAGLGRNGRMELMLGATGGLFRLQLDGDPYDVDASQGMTIGFQLPLPFGGPLEDVLTLGAGFFTPFNTILRNDVRFAEVPQWTVIDRVQVVALQIAFGIGLERWVPGLRLGVGISGLAQNSGTLDVLLDETNQFVSLTEVQLLADFSPIAGIQYYRDNFALGITYRSELVSAINLDIEVRNLPISLPTLGIDAYAHYDPHNVAIEGSWKPTPELMLVLNLTWRHWSAYPGPAGATTDRSNFPPAMNFRDTVSPRVGIEYTARTERMALSARGGFLFEPTPAPRAAMAAVRDFNGDPLLDMDGNVVMQPQRRIDNNRFIVTAGFGLEWQTAHEPVFRLDVFGQAQALQGRTHRVPVAGATNNMITRGYMLVFGGTAGLAW; translated from the coding sequence ATGACGGGGGCGTCCTATGCGGACAACTTCGAAGCTGCCTACGCCAACCCCGCCGGACTCGGCCGCAACGGGCGCATGGAGCTGATGCTCGGCGCCACCGGCGGTCTCTTCCGCCTGCAGCTGGATGGAGACCCGTACGACGTGGACGCGTCCCAGGGCATGACCATCGGGTTCCAGCTGCCGCTGCCGTTCGGCGGCCCGCTCGAGGACGTGCTCACGCTGGGGGCCGGGTTCTTCACGCCGTTCAACACCATCCTGCGAAACGACGTGCGCTTCGCCGAGGTGCCGCAGTGGACGGTCATCGACCGCGTGCAGGTCGTGGCGCTGCAGATCGCCTTCGGCATCGGGCTCGAGCGCTGGGTCCCGGGCCTGCGTCTCGGCGTGGGCATCTCCGGTCTGGCGCAGAACTCGGGCACGCTGGACGTGCTCCTGGACGAGACCAACCAATTCGTCTCGCTCACCGAGGTGCAGCTGCTGGCGGACTTCAGCCCCATCGCCGGCATCCAGTATTACCGCGACAACTTCGCGCTGGGCATCACGTACCGCTCGGAGCTGGTGTCGGCCATCAACCTGGACATCGAGGTGCGCAACCTGCCCATCTCGCTGCCCACGCTGGGCATCGACGCCTACGCCCACTACGACCCGCACAACGTGGCGATAGAGGGCTCCTGGAAGCCCACGCCGGAGCTCATGCTGGTGCTCAACCTCACTTGGCGGCACTGGTCGGCCTACCCCGGCCCAGCAGGCGCAACCACCGACCGCAGCAACTTCCCGCCGGCCATGAACTTCCGCGACACCGTCTCGCCGCGCGTGGGCATCGAGTACACCGCTCGCACGGAGCGGATGGCCCTCTCGGCGCGTGGTGGCTTCCTCTTCGAGCCCACGCCGGCCCCGCGCGCGGCCATGGCCGCCGTGCGTGACTTCAACGGCGACCCGCTGCTGGACATGGACGGCAACGTGGTCATGCAGCCGCAGCGCCGCATCGACAACAATCGCTTCATCGTCACGGCGGGCTTCGGCCTCGAGTGGCAGACGGCCCACGAGCCGGTGTTCCGCCTGGACGTCTTCGGCCAGGCTCAGGCGCTCCAGGGGCGCACGCACCGCGTGCCCGTGGCCGGCGCCACCAACAACATGATCACGCGTGGCTACATGCTGGTCTTCGGCGGAACGGCAGGCCTCGCATGGTGA
- a CDS encoding outer membrane protein transport protein — protein MKGIHLAGCALAVLLLLGITGRASATPGDTLGFGTRNINLGGAVTADVEDVGANYYNPAGIVRGPGLRLSVSYVSVSSLLEINGNDSDVERMSGLTIGIVAPLQIGDFRFGFGLGVHLPDQRLSRTRSTIQTRPRWERYDTRPHKVFLSTNIAFRPIDWLLIGVGITFQSPSDLELLIDGDADLFRVTNTRLRHQFGGDLTSTRYPQAGVQFIASEALSLGISWRGALTLRNRLSATVEGNVVVGTVRAPLDFSLVSNSVSTYMPQQLTLGVSANPVERLRVSMDLTWMDWSKHPSLIPSEQITLEIDLSMLPVMLDIPEEIGGRSPIPMNMRDTLVPRVGVEFDAYQSTSTLVQTRFGYVYEGTPFPIQRGATNFVDSDRHTFSLGAGVRFSDLRPTIPGHLQLDAYFQYAYLPTRNHQKDSLVDPVGDYTAGGQQWGAGVSLEVVFE, from the coding sequence GTGAAGGGCATCCATCTCGCGGGCTGCGCGCTCGCCGTCCTGCTCCTGCTGGGCATCACCGGTCGCGCCAGCGCCACGCCGGGCGACACGCTCGGCTTCGGCACCCGCAACATCAACCTCGGCGGCGCGGTCACGGCCGACGTCGAGGACGTGGGCGCCAACTACTACAACCCGGCGGGAATCGTGCGCGGCCCGGGCCTGCGCCTCTCGGTCAGCTATGTGTCCGTGAGCTCGCTGCTGGAGATCAACGGCAACGACAGCGACGTGGAGCGCATGAGCGGGCTCACCATCGGCATCGTCGCGCCGCTGCAAATCGGTGACTTCCGCTTCGGCTTCGGCCTGGGCGTGCACCTGCCCGACCAGCGCCTGAGCCGCACCCGCTCCACCATCCAGACGCGCCCGCGCTGGGAGCGCTACGACACGCGGCCTCACAAGGTCTTCCTGTCCACCAACATCGCGTTCCGGCCCATCGATTGGCTGCTCATCGGCGTGGGCATCACGTTCCAGTCGCCCTCGGACCTCGAGCTGCTCATCGACGGCGACGCCGACCTCTTCCGTGTCACCAACACGCGCCTGCGCCACCAGTTCGGCGGTGACCTGACCAGCACGCGCTACCCGCAGGCCGGCGTGCAGTTCATCGCGTCGGAGGCCCTGTCGCTGGGCATCTCCTGGCGCGGCGCGCTCACGCTGCGCAACCGGCTCTCCGCCACCGTGGAAGGCAACGTGGTCGTGGGCACCGTGCGCGCGCCGCTCGACTTCTCGCTCGTCAGCAACAGCGTCAGCACGTACATGCCGCAGCAGCTCACGTTGGGCGTCTCGGCCAACCCGGTCGAGCGCCTGCGCGTGAGCATGGACCTCACCTGGATGGACTGGTCCAAGCACCCCAGCCTCATCCCCTCGGAGCAGATCACCCTCGAGATCGACCTCTCGATGCTGCCCGTCATGCTGGACATCCCGGAGGAGATCGGTGGCCGCTCACCCATCCCCATGAACATGCGCGACACGCTGGTGCCCCGCGTGGGCGTCGAGTTCGACGCCTACCAGAGCACCAGCACCCTGGTGCAGACGCGCTTCGGCTACGTCTACGAAGGCACTCCGTTCCCCATCCAACGCGGCGCCACCAACTTCGTGGACTCCGACCGTCACACGTTCTCGCTCGGCGCGGGCGTGCGGTTCTCCGACCTGCGCCCCACCATCCCCGGGCACTTGCAGCTGGACGCCTACTTCCAGTACGCCTACCTGCCCACCCGCAACCATCAGAAAGACAGCCTGGTCGACCCGGTGGGTGACTACACCGCAGGTGGCCAACAGTGGGGCGCCGGTGTCAGCCTCGAGGTGGTGTTCGAATGA
- a CDS encoding TetR family transcriptional regulator codes for MNAELVSPDHEEDDPQGLRERKKVQTREALVNAARDLFLERGFDSVTVDEIAAVANVSRRTFFRYFATKEAAAFPNRDLWLEQFHGLTAHRSGEAAYQTVRRAILTMASAFMQNRDMMVAQHRIANGATSLIAYQRDVDRVWADVIADALRAEHGSRESRLIGAAMMGVIRATLDEWFAQGALGDLLDMGTMALELVERGVLHTAPKNG; via the coding sequence TTGAACGCTGAGCTGGTGAGCCCGGACCACGAGGAAGACGACCCCCAGGGCCTGCGCGAGCGCAAGAAGGTCCAGACACGCGAGGCGTTGGTGAACGCGGCCCGCGACCTGTTCCTGGAGCGCGGCTTCGACAGCGTGACGGTGGACGAGATCGCCGCCGTGGCCAACGTGTCGCGCCGCACGTTCTTTCGGTATTTCGCCACCAAGGAAGCGGCTGCGTTCCCCAACCGTGATCTGTGGCTCGAGCAGTTTCATGGCTTGACCGCTCACCGCTCGGGTGAGGCCGCCTACCAGACGGTGCGGCGGGCCATCCTGACCATGGCCAGCGCGTTCATGCAGAACCGCGACATGATGGTGGCACAGCACCGCATCGCCAACGGCGCCACTTCGCTCATCGCCTACCAGCGCGACGTGGACCGTGTGTGGGCCGACGTCATCGCCGACGCCCTGCGCGCCGAGCACGGCAGCCGTGAGTCGCGCCTGATCGGCGCCGCCATGATGGGCGTCATCCGCGCCACGCTCGACGAGTGGTTCGCGCAGGGGGCCCTTGGCGACCTGTTGGACATGGGGACCATGGCGCTCGAGCTGGTGGAGCGCGGCGTGCTGCACACCGCCCCCAAGAACGGCTGA
- a CDS encoding NADP-dependent isocitrate dehydrogenase, translating into MTTKPTILYTFTDEAPALATFSLLPILKAFAAPAGIAIETRDISLAARILAAFPESLTEAQRVPDTLGELGKLVVQPDANIIKLPNVSASMPQLKAAIAELQSDGYAVPSYPDEPSTDDERQAKARYDRIKGSAVNPVLREGNSDRRAPRAVKEFARKNPHSMGKWTADCQSHVATMSKGDFRSNEKSVTIPAATTARIEHVDASGKVTVLKDKLALQAGEILDGTVMERAALVAFLEAQVEDARKSGVLFSLHMKATMMKVSDPIIFGHAVRAYFKDLFAKHGATFERLGVDCNNGFGDLVGKIASLPEAERAVIEADIAATYAKGPGVAMVDSDRGITNLHVPSDVIVDASMPAMIRTSGQMWNAAGKLQDTKCVLPDSSYAPLYEVVFEDCKKNGAYDPATMGSVSNVGLMAQAAEEYGSHDKTFEIKAKGTVRVVDAAGTTVLEHAVSEGDIWRACQVKDAPVRDWVKLAVRRARATGTPGVFWLDAARPHDAQVIAKVKACLAEENTEGLELPILSPAEATRFTLPRLRAGQDTISVTGNVLRDYLTDLFPILELGTSAKMLSIVPLMNGGGLFETGAGGSAPKHVQQFQKENYLRWDSLGEFLAMAVSFEHLSEVMNNPRAKVLADTLDAGTSKYLSENKEPARKVGQLDNRGSHFYLALYWAEALAAQSTDAELKARFTPVFKALSDNEATIVAELTAVQGKPVDVGGYYSPTPALAEKAMRPSATLNAIIDAV; encoded by the coding sequence ATGACCACCAAGCCGACGATCCTCTACACGTTCACCGACGAGGCGCCTGCCCTCGCGACCTTCTCCCTGCTGCCCATCCTCAAGGCCTTCGCGGCGCCCGCCGGGATCGCCATCGAGACGCGCGACATCTCGCTCGCGGCCCGCATCCTGGCGGCCTTCCCAGAGAGCCTGACCGAAGCGCAGCGCGTGCCCGACACGCTCGGCGAGCTGGGCAAGCTGGTGGTCCAGCCCGACGCCAACATCATCAAGCTGCCCAACGTCAGCGCGTCCATGCCGCAGCTGAAGGCCGCCATCGCGGAGCTGCAGTCGGATGGCTATGCCGTCCCCAGCTACCCGGACGAGCCCAGCACCGACGACGAGCGGCAGGCCAAGGCGCGCTACGACCGCATCAAGGGCAGCGCCGTGAACCCCGTGCTGCGCGAGGGCAACTCCGACCGCCGCGCGCCCCGCGCCGTGAAGGAGTTCGCGCGCAAGAACCCGCACTCCATGGGCAAGTGGACCGCCGACTGCCAGTCGCACGTGGCCACCATGAGCAAGGGCGACTTCCGCAGCAATGAGAAGTCCGTGACCATCCCAGCCGCCACCACGGCGCGCATCGAGCACGTGGACGCGAGCGGCAAGGTCACCGTGCTGAAGGACAAGCTGGCCCTTCAGGCCGGCGAGATCCTGGACGGCACCGTCATGGAGCGCGCCGCGCTGGTGGCGTTCCTGGAGGCCCAAGTGGAAGACGCGCGCAAGAGCGGTGTGCTCTTCTCGCTGCACATGAAGGCCACCATGATGAAGGTCTCGGACCCGATCATCTTCGGCCACGCGGTGCGCGCGTACTTCAAGGACCTGTTCGCGAAGCATGGCGCCACGTTCGAGCGCCTGGGCGTGGACTGCAACAACGGCTTCGGCGACCTGGTGGGCAAGATCGCCTCCCTGCCCGAGGCCGAGCGCGCCGTCATCGAGGCGGACATCGCCGCCACGTATGCCAAGGGCCCGGGCGTGGCCATGGTGGACTCCGACCGCGGCATCACCAACCTGCACGTGCCGAGCGACGTCATCGTGGACGCGTCCATGCCGGCCATGATCCGCACCTCGGGCCAGATGTGGAACGCGGCGGGCAAGCTGCAGGACACCAAGTGCGTGCTCCCCGACAGCAGCTACGCCCCGCTCTACGAGGTGGTCTTCGAGGACTGCAAGAAGAACGGCGCCTACGACCCGGCCACCATGGGCAGCGTGTCCAACGTGGGCCTCATGGCGCAGGCGGCCGAGGAGTACGGCTCGCACGACAAGACCTTCGAGATCAAGGCGAAGGGCACCGTGCGCGTCGTGGACGCCGCCGGCACCACGGTGCTCGAGCACGCCGTGAGCGAGGGCGACATCTGGCGCGCTTGCCAGGTGAAGGACGCCCCCGTGCGTGACTGGGTGAAGCTGGCCGTGCGCCGCGCGCGCGCCACCGGCACGCCGGGCGTGTTCTGGCTGGACGCCGCGCGGCCGCACGACGCGCAGGTCATCGCGAAGGTGAAGGCCTGCCTGGCCGAGGAGAACACCGAGGGCCTCGAGCTGCCCATCCTGTCGCCGGCCGAAGCCACGCGCTTCACGCTGCCGCGCCTGCGCGCGGGACAGGACACCATCTCGGTCACCGGCAACGTGCTGCGCGACTACCTGACCGACCTGTTCCCCATCCTCGAGCTGGGCACCAGCGCGAAGATGCTGTCCATCGTCCCGCTCATGAACGGCGGCGGCCTGTTCGAGACGGGCGCCGGCGGCTCGGCGCCCAAGCACGTGCAGCAGTTCCAGAAGGAGAACTACCTGCGCTGGGACTCGCTGGGTGAGTTCCTGGCCATGGCGGTGTCGTTCGAGCACCTGAGCGAGGTCATGAACAACCCGCGCGCCAAGGTGCTGGCCGACACGCTGGACGCGGGCACCAGCAAGTACCTGAGCGAGAACAAGGAGCCGGCCCGCAAGGTGGGCCAGCTGGACAACCGCGGCAGCCACTTCTACCTGGCGCTCTACTGGGCCGAGGCGCTGGCCGCGCAGAGCACCGACGCGGAGCTCAAGGCGCGCTTCACTCCCGTGTTCAAAGCGCTCTCCGACAACGAGGCCACCATCGTGGCCGAGCTCACCGCCGTGCAGGGCAAGCCCGTGGACGTGGGCGGCTACTACTCCCCCACGCCCGCGCTGGCGGAGAAGGCCATGCGCCCGAGCGCGACGCTGAACGCCATCATCGACGCGGTCTGA
- the infA gene encoding translation initiation factor IF-1: MATRNSGGGGRGGARRGKGRPFGEPEEEKRDDHVKLEGTISQVFAGGQFEVTTDAGAQVRAQLCGRMRKFRIRVILGDRVTVALSPYDLTHGMIVFRAK; this comes from the coding sequence TTGGCGACTAGGAACAGCGGCGGTGGTGGACGTGGTGGCGCGAGGCGCGGCAAGGGCCGCCCCTTCGGCGAGCCGGAAGAAGAGAAGCGCGACGACCACGTCAAGCTCGAGGGCACCATCAGTCAGGTGTTCGCGGGTGGACAGTTCGAAGTGACCACGGACGCGGGCGCGCAGGTCCGTGCCCAGCTCTGCGGGCGCATGCGCAAGTTCCGCATCCGCGTGATCCTCGGTGACCGCGTGACTGTGGCGCTCTCGCCGTACGACCTCACGCACGGCATGATCGTCTTCCGCGCGAAGTGA
- a CDS encoding phytanoyl-CoA dioxygenase family protein yields the protein MTTTTHVTSPQGTAPVTSTLDPSQTAAYAARAMAAGSPSKHLASADVFADEVPPLDESDLLTLPPLDARKLASDLPLGTRFRLRETITPVQYAFLQLNGCIVFARVASPEEVARVLDEVDQVEQKLLGEGIETICGVPVWFGTGADGKPFLQRMGFSSFHSEWLEAFVTDKRFEPIRRLIGEDARIGTREKDGVVFNRYINLPGSLRPDLAWHTDALRDVFYNREMPGPMLNVGLHFDRIRPADGGLRVIPRTHTQSALDTVFHKVHFVSNDDDPREIMIETWPGDLTVHDGRMWHRVKGSPYDGARSLRRSMYVPYVVDGYQPKDAGTATNAYMKVFDGIMKVRGAVAKRRQQARR from the coding sequence ATGACCACCACCACGCACGTCACCTCTCCCCAAGGCACCGCGCCTGTCACGTCCACCCTCGATCCCAGCCAGACCGCAGCCTACGCGGCGCGCGCGATGGCAGCAGGGTCGCCGTCCAAGCACCTCGCGAGCGCGGACGTCTTCGCGGACGAGGTGCCGCCGCTCGACGAGTCGGACCTGCTGACGCTTCCGCCGCTCGACGCCCGTAAGCTCGCCAGTGATCTGCCCCTCGGCACGCGCTTCCGGCTGCGCGAGACCATCACCCCGGTGCAGTACGCGTTCCTGCAGCTCAATGGCTGCATCGTGTTCGCGCGCGTCGCCTCACCCGAGGAGGTGGCACGGGTGCTCGACGAGGTGGACCAGGTGGAGCAGAAGCTCCTGGGCGAGGGCATCGAGACCATCTGCGGTGTGCCGGTGTGGTTCGGCACCGGCGCGGACGGCAAGCCGTTCCTGCAGCGCATGGGCTTCTCGTCGTTCCACTCGGAGTGGTTGGAGGCCTTCGTCACCGACAAGCGCTTCGAGCCCATCCGACGCCTGATCGGCGAGGACGCCCGCATCGGCACCCGCGAGAAGGATGGTGTCGTGTTCAACCGCTACATCAACCTGCCGGGCAGCCTGCGCCCGGACCTGGCGTGGCACACGGACGCGCTGCGCGACGTGTTCTACAACCGCGAGATGCCAGGGCCAATGCTCAACGTGGGGCTGCACTTCGATCGCATCCGTCCGGCCGACGGTGGGCTGCGCGTCATCCCCCGCACGCACACGCAGAGCGCGCTCGACACCGTGTTCCACAAGGTGCACTTCGTCAGCAACGACGACGACCCGCGCGAGATCATGATCGAGACCTGGCCCGGCGACCTGACCGTGCACGACGGCCGCATGTGGCACCGTGTGAAGGGCTCGCCCTACGACGGTGCGCGCAGCCTGCGGCGGAGCATGTACGTGCCCTACGTCGTGGACGGCTACCAGCCCAAGGACGCCGGCACGGCCACGAACGCCTACATGAAGGTCTTCGACGGCATCATGAAGGTACGTGGCGCGGTCGCGAAGCGGCGGCAGCAGGCCCGGCGCTGA